From Sphingobacterium bambusae:
CCTGTTGTGCCTTGAACGGTGCCGCCGTTTGTGGCACCAGCTTTTTAGCCTCCTCGATCACCTTTGCGTAGTTGTTCAACGTTAAATACACGCGCGTCTTTAAGGCCCTCGCTGTATTTTTGTGCGCCCGCGTGGTATTCAGCAGTGCGGTGCTGTAGCTTGCTGGCAAACCCAGCTCGGCGGCATCTAGGTCACTGATAATCTGCGCATAGACCTCCGCGACAGTACTGCGCGCTAGATCGTTGTTGTTTGCATCCAGCTCGGCCTTCAAGCGAAGCGGCAAGCCGGGCGACGCTCCCTGGTCTTTGTTGTAGGGTTGGGAAAAAACAGTTACCAAGCTAAAGTAAGAGAGTGCGCGGAGTAGTTTAGCTTCGGCGATATAGGCCTGTGCCTGCTCCTCGGAAATCACGCTGCTCCCTGCCGATAGGCCTTCGATCAAGATGTTGGCCCTGTTGATTGTCGCATACGCTGCCGACCACAGGTTGTTGATATCGTTGGATCCCGAGCTGTAGGAGTTATTCCAACTTTCGTAGGCCGTATAGCTGTTGGCCGTTACGTTGATAAAATCTTCACCACGCACATCTTGGTAGAGTAAATAGCGGCCGCCATATAAGCTGGCGGATTTCAAACTTTTGTAGATTCCGTTCACCACGCCCTCTATACGGGCAGGTGTGTCGAAAACATTTTCGCCCGAAATAGAAGTCGTAGGTACGGGATATAGGCCGTTGTCGCTCTTACATCCTTGCGCTGTCAAGGCAAGGAGCAGTATACCCAAAATAGATTGGGTTATCTTTTTGTTGCTGTTATATAGAAATCTCATGGTTTACAGTAATTAGAATGAAACATTAAGACCCGCGCTCCAGGTGCGCCCTTGACCGATAGAATTCTTTTCGATACCGATGGATGTATTCGAATTTCCATTAGACGATGACTCTGGATCGGCACCGGAATAGTTGGTAAAGAGAAATAGATTAGATGCCTGTCCATACACACGGATACTGGACAGACCGATGTTGCTCAATAGATTACCTCGGAAGGTGTAGCCCAGTGTCAGCTGCTGCAGACGCAAAAAGTCGGCTTTCTCCGCGTTTTGGTCAATTGAGAAACCTGATGATCCGTTGGAAATAACATCGTTGTAGACCAAGCGCGGCACATCCGTCACCTGCCCTGCAGCTGTCCAACGGTTCAATGCTTCGGTGGAGTTATTGTAGAAACGTTGGTCGAGCAAAGTTCCTCGTGTACCATTCATTACATTGTTGCCACCCGCAAAGGTGAAGTTGACCACCGCATCGAAGCCTTTGTATTGGAAACTGTTGTTAAATCCGCCATACCATGTCGGCAATGCTGTTCCGAGCAGCTGATAATCGGACACGGTGATCGCGGCAGCTGTTGTTCCATCGAGGTAGGTCCAGTTGCTTTGCCCGGAAGGCACGGATGCGCTATATTGCACACGTTCGCCATCGCGATTGATGAAGATACGTTGGCCGTTTTCGGGATTAACACCATCTGTTACGGCTCCGTAAAGGCTGCCAACGGCATGGCCTACACGCGTCACATTATTGGCTTCTGTAGTGGTATGCGTGTAACCAATGATATCCGCATTTCCATCGGCCAGAGCCGTCACTTCATTCTTTATCTTGGTGATATTAAAAGAAGCGTTCCAGGTGAAATGTTGTTTCTGCAGCACATTTCCACTGAGCGCCAATTCAAGCCCTTGGTTGTACATACTGCCGATATTCTTGAAGATACTGTTGCCGGGAATACCTTTTGAGGGCGATTGCGGTGCACTGAGGATAAGTCCATTTACGTTGTTCTTGAAGTAGTCTACATCGACATGCAGACGGCTGTTGATCAGGTCGAAGCTTAGCCCCAAGTTTGTTTGCTGGGAAGTTTCCCAGCGCAATTCCCGGTTGCCCGCCTGCTCAATGCCCCAAGTGGGCACCGTGCCATACAGAGAAGAGCTATACAGCGTAAGCGATTCATAGGCCGACAAGTTTCCGTTGCCGACCTTACCCCAGCTACCGCGGAGACGGAGATCACCTAAGGCAGACGCTAAGTTGCTATTTTTATAAAAACCTTCCTCAAAAACGGACCATCCCAACGAGACACCGCCAAAGTCGCCATATTTATGTCCTGCACTCAGGGCCGAGTTGCCGTCGCGTCTAAAATTGCCGGTCAGGAAATAGCGTTTTCCATAATTGTAGGTGGCACGAAAAAATGTAGAACGGTAGAAGCGTTCGCTTACGCTACCTCCTGCACCGGAAATGGTGGTCCAACTGCCCTGAAAGTTCTCGAAAAATGGATCGGCGGCATTATTCTGGGAAGCGTTCCAAATATCGTTATCATATTTTTGGATGTCGTAGCCCAAGAGCAGCGACAGTTCATGCTTTTGCGCAAAGGTTTGATCAAATGTCAAGCTGTTGGTGAAGTTCCAGTTGTTACGCAATGCGCTGCTGTTGCTGACAGAGCCGCCATTGGTATAACCAGAGGATCCCAAATTAGGACTTAGATAGGTCTTTGTGGTCGAAAGGTTCCGGTCCAGGGCATAGGTGCTATTAAATTTTAAGTTCTTTAACAGTTGTACGCTGGCGTGGATATTACCGAGAATATGGTCATTGCCGGTGGTATATTGGCTATAGGCAAAGAGCGCTTCCGGATTGTAGAGCGTATTGGTAAAAAGATTGGCACCAGAGCCCAACAAGCCGGTGCTGCTCAAGTTATAGCTACCATCTTCGTTATAGGCTGATACATTGGGCGGCAAAACCAAGGCTAGGCGCGCACCGCCGATCAGCAACAGTTGGCTGCTCGGCAGGGAGCCGGAGTTTTTAGCGTCGTTGAAGGTGTTGTTATAGTTCAAGTTGCTTCCTACGGAAAGCCAATCGTTCACCTTG
This genomic window contains:
- a CDS encoding RagB/SusD family nutrient uptake outer membrane protein, which translates into the protein MRFLYNSNKKITQSILGILLLALTAQGCKSDNGLYPVPTTSISGENVFDTPARIEGVVNGIYKSLKSASLYGGRYLLYQDVRGEDFINVTANSYTAYESWNNSYSSGSNDINNLWSAAYATINRANILIEGLSAGSSVISEEQAQAYIAEAKLLRALSYFSLVTVFSQPYNKDQGASPGLPLRLKAELDANNNDLARSTVAEVYAQIISDLDAAELGLPASYSTALLNTTRAHKNTARALKTRVYLTLNNYAKVIEEAKKLVPQTAAPFKAQQGVAHELQADIQTIFGTNYSSNESIFSMPMTATDALSGQSALGYIFNVNKEYYLNPTGILASSQWSTSDSRRNLLFTNSGKQYLKKYAKASPYVDYIPVVRYAEVLLNYAEAAAQQDQLLLSANLLKAVHARSDAAYSFAEAALSTRPGLLSALATERRIELLGEGFRGHDLLRHVQALPAKGDANIQTPSVAITAQNYIFPAPNTELATNKLFN
- a CDS encoding SusC/RagA family TonB-linked outer membrane protein, with amino-acid sequence MNKKILFRYSTCVLLVALLDWPANSKAQETPKTIVNASFGGVVVDGGSGLPIEGATVKLFGVTHAVSTDRRGNFSFVTGQTLPARVVVTSIGYKEQLADIRVQGDTVRLFADDNALEEVLVVGYGTQKRRDFTGAASSIGSAAIKDAPVQSFDQSLAGKAAGVSISLPNGLLNNPPVIRIRGLNSISLSSYPLVVIDGIPVNTGNIGSSNVANNPLADINPSDIESIDVLKDAASTSIYGSRAAGGVLLVTTKKGKQGRAKVSYDVWGSAVTATRLPELLNAEQYIAIKNEAVLNAKILSGNENNDAVARALFFPQYDADGALVETNWYDHVYHTGYSHNHSLSISGANASTQYYLSGNFSDQEGFFAKNAFDRKGLRFNIEHKVNDWLSVGSNLNYNNTFNDAKNSGSLPSSQLLLIGGARLALVLPPNVSAYNEDGSYNLSSTGLLGSGANLFTNTLYNPEALFAYSQYTTGNDHILGNIHASVQLLKNLKFNSTYALDRNLSTTKTYLSPNLGSSGYTNGGSVSNSSALRNNWNFTNSLTFDQTFAQKHELSLLLGYDIQKYDNDIWNASQNNAADPFFENFQGSWTTISGAGGSVSERFYRSTFFRATYNYGKRYFLTGNFRRDGNSALSAGHKYGDFGGVSLGWSVFEEGFYKNSNLASALGDLRLRGSWGKVGNGNLSAYESLTLYSSSLYGTVPTWGIEQAGNRELRWETSQQTNLGLSFDLINSRLHVDVDYFKNNVNGLILSAPQSPSKGIPGNSIFKNIGSMYNQGLELALSGNVLQKQHFTWNASFNITKIKNEVTALADGNADIIGYTHTTTEANNVTRVGHAVGSLYGAVTDGVNPENGQRIFINRDGERVQYSASVPSGQSNWTYLDGTTAAAITVSDYQLLGTALPTWYGGFNNSFQYKGFDAVVNFTFAGGNNVMNGTRGTLLDQRFYNNSTEALNRWTAAGQVTDVPRLVYNDVISNGSSGFSIDQNAEKADFLRLQQLTLGYTFRGNLLSNIGLSSIRVYGQASNLFLFTNYSGADPESSSNGNSNTSIGIEKNSIGQGRTWSAGLNVSF